From Gammaproteobacteria bacterium, a single genomic window includes:
- a CDS encoding ECF-type sigma factor yields MNNSIENITQHILAYADGEKMELAVIVDALYAQLCKIADIQLNKLNPNLITPNDLVHEVYLKFSKSLAVNAKGRMHFLAIAATAMRQLILDQLKGNKREKRGGHLSSTTLTDSKVNVTDNSLEILAVNGALSKLEEIEPILASTVECRYFAGYSEIETAEALDVSVRTVRRYWKRARRWLAMELSTES; encoded by the coding sequence ATGAATAATAGCATCGAAAATATTACACAGCATATCTTGGCGTATGCCGATGGTGAAAAAATGGAGCTCGCTGTTATTGTTGACGCTCTCTATGCGCAATTGTGTAAAATTGCAGATATTCAGCTCAATAAACTCAATCCTAACTTAATCACGCCCAATGATTTGGTTCATGAGGTTTATCTCAAGTTCTCAAAATCTTTAGCCGTCAATGCAAAAGGTCGGATGCACTTTTTGGCAATTGCAGCAACGGCAATGCGACAATTAATTTTGGATCAGCTCAAAGGCAACAAACGAGAAAAGCGTGGAGGTCATCTCAGTTCTACGACATTGACGGACTCAAAAGTGAATGTCACGGATAATTCTTTGGAAATTCTTGCCGTCAACGGTGCATTAAGCAAACTGGAAGAAATCGAACCGATTTTAGCGAGTACAGTTGAATGTCGTTATTTTGCCGGTTATTCAGAGATTGAAACCGCAGAAGCTCTGGACGTCAGTGTCCGCACCGTCAGAAGATACTGGAAACGTGCCAGACGCTGGTTGGCGATGGAACTTTCAACAGAGTCATAA
- the htpG gene encoding molecular chaperone HtpG encodes MAKKENLQFQTEVNQLLQLMIHSLYSNKEIFLRELISNANDACEKLRFAALSDDSLYEGDNTLKIEIEFDEDANTVTIRDNGIGMTREEVITNIGTIAKSGTKEFLSQLTGDKAKDSKMIGQFGVGFYSSFIVADKVTLKTRKAGTESAVMWESTGEADFSIEDTSYETRGTEITLHLKSDEKEFANQYRLKSIITKYADNLSFPIMMLETSEVDSDDKDENKEKATVTEWKQVNRAQALWTLPKNEIKEEDYKEFYKTVSHDWNDPMVWSHNQVEGTYEYTSLLYIPSKAPFDLWEPDGQHGLKLYVQRTFIMDDSKNLLPRYLRFVKGVIDSNDLPLNVSREILQSNKVIESIKRASTKKILGLLKTMSETETEKYQQFWTEFGPVMKEGAHEDFKNKEDIAKLLRFATTHNEDDTQNVSLQDYISRMKPEQENIYYITADSYKTAKNSPHLEVFKKKGIEVLLLSDRIDEWLVSGLTEFDGKKLKSVAKGDLDKLDTEEDKKEIEKAEKDYQKILKRMEKVLADKVEKIKISSRLTDSASCIVLNEHDMALYMQQLMKQAGQAMPSSKPTLEINIEHPIFKKLSDEKDKEVFADWTTLLFEQAVLAEGGQLEDPAGFVRKLNTLMLK; translated from the coding sequence ATGGCAAAAAAAGAAAATTTACAATTTCAAACAGAAGTCAATCAATTGTTACAGTTGATGATTCATTCTCTTTATTCCAACAAAGAGATATTTCTCAGAGAATTGATTTCAAACGCTAATGATGCTTGTGAAAAACTCCGTTTTGCAGCATTAAGCGATGATTCTCTTTACGAGGGTGATAATACACTAAAGATTGAAATCGAATTTGATGAGGATGCCAACACAGTAACTATTCGTGATAACGGAATCGGCATGACTCGCGAAGAAGTGATTACAAATATAGGTACCATTGCCAAATCAGGCACAAAAGAATTTCTCAGTCAATTAACCGGAGACAAAGCCAAGGATTCCAAAATGATTGGTCAATTTGGTGTTGGGTTTTATTCGTCTTTCATTGTTGCCGACAAAGTGACTTTAAAAACTCGTAAAGCCGGCACAGAATCAGCGGTTATGTGGGAATCAACCGGTGAAGCCGATTTCAGTATTGAAGACACCAGTTATGAAACGCGAGGAACAGAAATCACTCTGCATTTAAAATCCGATGAAAAAGAATTCGCCAATCAATATCGTTTGAAATCAATCATCACTAAATATGCAGACAATTTGTCATTCCCGATAATGATGCTGGAAACCAGTGAAGTTGATAGCGATGACAAAGACGAAAACAAAGAAAAAGCTACAGTTACTGAATGGAAACAAGTCAACCGTGCTCAAGCCCTTTGGACGTTGCCAAAAAATGAAATCAAGGAGGAAGACTACAAAGAATTTTACAAAACCGTTTCTCATGACTGGAATGACCCAATGGTTTGGTCGCACAATCAGGTTGAAGGAACTTACGAGTACACTTCCCTGCTCTACATTCCGTCCAAAGCGCCTTTTGATTTGTGGGAACCGGATGGTCAACATGGTTTAAAACTGTACGTTCAACGCACATTTATCATGGATGATAGTAAAAATTTATTGCCAAGATACCTGAGATTTGTCAAAGGTGTGATTGATTCCAACGACTTACCGTTAAACGTATCACGTGAAATTTTACAAAGCAACAAAGTCATTGAATCCATTAAACGAGCTTCGACCAAAAAGATTCTTGGTCTGTTAAAAACCATGTCCGAAACTGAGACCGAAAAGTACCAACAGTTCTGGACAGAATTCGGTCCCGTCATGAAAGAAGGTGCTCATGAAGATTTCAAAAACAAGGAAGACATTGCCAAATTGTTACGTTTTGCAACAACTCATAACGAAGATGATACGCAAAATGTTTCCCTACAAGACTATATATCCCGCATGAAGCCGGAACAGGAAAATATTTACTACATCACCGCAGACAGTTATAAAACTGCGAAAAACAGCCCGCATCTTGAAGTTTTCAAGAAAAAAGGCATCGAAGTTTTATTGTTATCTGATCGCATTGACGAATGGTTGGTTAGTGGCTTAACCGAATTTGACGGTAAAAAACTCAAATCCGTTGCTAAAGGTGATTTAGACAAACTCGATACAGAAGAAGACAAAAAAGAAATCGAAAAAGCCGAAAAAGATTATCAGAAAATTCTCAAACGCATGGAAAAAGTATTGGCGGATAAAGTTGAAAAAATCAAAATTTCATCCCGTTTGACAGACTCAGCATCCTGTATTGTTCTCAACGAGCACGACATGGCGTTGTACATGCAACAACTGATGAAACAAGCCGGACAAGCAATGCCAAGCAGCAAACCAACTTTGGAAATCAACATCGAACACCCGATTTTCAAAAAATTATCAGATGAAAAAGACAAAGAAGTCTTCGCCGACTGGACCACTTTACTGTTTGAACAAGCCGTTCTAGCCGAAGGCGGTCAACTGGAAGACCCTGCCGGATTCGTCAGAAAATTGAATACTTTGATGTTGAAGTAG
- a CDS encoding NAD-dependent deacylase, with protein sequence MKIVVLTGAGISAESGLSTFRDNNGLWENHRIEDVATPEAFTRNPDLVHKFYNLRRANLKTVKPNAAHFALAEAEKKFKNFLLVTQNVDNLHERAGSRNLIHMHGELLSKSCTFCNQISRIEGELGKDMPCAFCGKVGGLRPDIVWFGEMPYEMERIYQELLQCDLFVSIGTSGSVYPAAGFVEIANQARARTVELNLEPGEQKSHFQESIYGKASEIVPEFFSK encoded by the coding sequence ATGAAAATAGTGGTTCTCACAGGAGCGGGAATTTCAGCGGAAAGCGGTTTGTCAACTTTTCGTGATAATAATGGTTTGTGGGAAAATCATCGCATCGAAGATGTCGCTACTCCCGAAGCCTTTACCCGAAACCCCGATTTGGTGCATAAGTTTTACAATTTACGACGAGCGAATTTGAAAACAGTTAAACCTAATGCAGCCCATTTTGCTCTGGCAGAAGCTGAAAAAAAGTTCAAAAATTTCCTGCTAGTTACTCAAAATGTAGATAACTTGCACGAAAGAGCGGGGAGTCGTAATCTCATCCACATGCACGGAGAATTGCTCAGTAAATCTTGTACATTTTGCAATCAAATCAGTCGTATAGAAGGAGAACTTGGCAAAGATATGCCATGTGCATTTTGCGGAAAAGTTGGCGGACTCAGACCAGATATTGTTTGGTTTGGCGAAATGCCTTATGAAATGGAGCGAATTTATCAGGAGCTTCTGCAATGCGATTTATTTGTATCCATCGGCACATCCGGTTCAGTCTATCCCGCAGCCGGATTCGTTGAAATCGCCAACCAAGCCCGAGCTCGCACCGTTGAACTCAACCTCGAACCCGGAGAGCAAAAAAGCCATTTTCAGGAATCAATTTATGGAAAAGCCAGCGAAATTGTTCCCGAGTTTTTTAGCAAGTAG
- a CDS encoding OsmC domain/YcaO domain-containing protein, translated as MEIKVNYLDNLRLEAQFDDFKVISDQPIRYKGDGSAPGPFDYFLASSAMCAAYFAKVYCLARDIPTENIRLSQNNIVDPENRYKQIFKIQIELPEDISEKDRQGILRSIDRCTVKKVVQEGPEFQVEVVKNIDADSQAMLINLTDIESETFIEGKDKSLEQTITDMTKILSDLGMKIEVASWRNLVPNVWSLHIRDAASPMCFTNGKGSSKESALCSALGEFIERLNCNFFYNDQYFGEDIANSEFVHYPNEKWFPLTKNDKLPAGILDKHCLKIYNPDGELKGSHLIDTNSGNIDRGICCIPYQRLSDGETVYFPSNLIENLFLSNGMSAGNNLLEAKVQCLSEIFERAVKKQIIEQEITLPDVPKDILQRFPKILSGIKALEEQGFPVVIKDASLGGQFPVMNVTLMNPKTGGVFASFGAHPSMEVALERSLTELLQGRSFEGLNDIKKPTFNSFAIKEPENFVEHFIDSSGVISWKFFSEKHDYEFYDWDFSGTNEQECETLLKILKDIGKEVYIAEFTNIGTACRILVPDYSEIYPVEDLIWDNTNKALDFREDILNIHNLTDEQLVDLVERLEESQLDNYTDIITLIGIEFDENTVWGQLTILELKILCYLALDELEEALDLVEEFLQYNVNTVERNLFYQAMQTVLEIELSDHLELNDYLNNLNRMFGKKTMDEVVGSVFGEIRFSGLFETGMNLKGIDRHLKLLESYKKLHKARQN; from the coding sequence ATGGAAATCAAGGTCAATTATCTGGATAACCTCAGACTTGAGGCTCAATTTGATGATTTTAAGGTCATTTCCGACCAACCGATTCGTTACAAAGGCGATGGTTCTGCTCCCGGGCCGTTTGATTATTTTCTGGCATCTTCAGCTATGTGTGCCGCATATTTTGCAAAGGTCTATTGTTTGGCTCGTGATATTCCGACAGAAAACATTCGCTTATCCCAGAATAATATTGTTGATCCTGAAAACCGTTATAAGCAGATTTTCAAAATTCAAATTGAATTACCAGAGGATATTTCTGAAAAAGATCGCCAAGGGATTTTACGCTCAATAGATCGTTGTACAGTCAAGAAAGTGGTTCAGGAAGGACCGGAATTTCAGGTAGAAGTTGTAAAAAATATTGATGCTGATTCCCAAGCGATGCTGATCAATTTAACCGATATTGAAAGTGAAACTTTTATCGAGGGGAAAGATAAATCGCTGGAACAAACCATTACAGACATGACGAAGATTTTGTCTGATTTAGGCATGAAGATTGAAGTCGCATCGTGGCGCAATCTGGTTCCGAATGTCTGGTCTTTGCATATTCGGGATGCAGCATCGCCAATGTGTTTCACCAATGGCAAAGGCTCGAGCAAAGAAAGCGCCTTATGTTCTGCTTTGGGAGAGTTTATTGAGCGATTAAATTGTAATTTTTTCTATAACGATCAGTACTTTGGCGAAGACATAGCCAATAGCGAATTTGTACATTATCCCAATGAAAAATGGTTTCCATTAACTAAAAACGATAAATTGCCGGCTGGTATTTTGGATAAACATTGTCTGAAAATCTACAATCCTGATGGTGAACTTAAAGGTTCGCATTTGATTGATACAAATTCCGGAAATATAGATCGTGGTATTTGTTGCATTCCTTATCAACGACTCTCAGATGGTGAGACTGTTTATTTTCCATCCAATTTAATCGAAAATCTGTTTCTCAGCAATGGCATGAGTGCCGGAAATAATTTATTAGAAGCCAAAGTTCAATGCTTATCAGAAATATTTGAAAGAGCGGTAAAAAAACAAATCATAGAACAGGAAATCACCTTACCGGATGTTCCAAAAGACATTTTACAAAGATTTCCCAAGATACTCTCCGGAATCAAAGCGTTGGAAGAGCAAGGCTTTCCTGTTGTGATAAAAGATGCTTCACTCGGCGGACAATTTCCGGTGATGAATGTGACATTGATGAACCCAAAAACCGGCGGAGTTTTTGCTTCATTTGGAGCACACCCAAGTATGGAAGTGGCATTGGAACGCAGTTTAACCGAGTTATTACAAGGACGTAGTTTTGAAGGCTTGAATGACATTAAAAAACCGACGTTTAATAGCTTTGCTATTAAAGAACCGGAAAACTTTGTCGAGCATTTTATAGATTCATCCGGTGTGATTTCGTGGAAATTCTTTAGTGAAAAACATGATTATGAATTTTACGATTGGGATTTTTCGGGAACCAATGAACAAGAATGTGAAACCTTGTTGAAAATTCTGAAAGATATAGGAAAAGAGGTTTACATCGCGGAATTTACAAATATTGGTACTGCTTGTCGGATTCTGGTGCCGGATTATTCTGAAATCTATCCGGTTGAAGACTTGATTTGGGACAATACTAACAAAGCGTTGGATTTCAGAGAGGATATTCTCAATATTCATAATCTGACGGATGAACAATTGGTGGATTTGGTTGAAAGACTGGAAGAAAGCCAGTTGGATAATTACACCGATATTATCACATTGATTGGTATCGAATTTGATGAAAACACTGTTTGGGGACAATTGACCATTCTTGAGTTGAAAATCTTGTGTTATCTCGCTTTGGACGAACTTGAAGAAGCATTGGATTTAGTTGAGGAATTCTTGCAGTACAATGTCAATACCGTTGAGCGAAATCTCTTTTATCAGGCAATGCAAACAGTTTTGGAAATTGAATTGAGTGATCATTTAGAGCTTAATGATTACCTGAACAACCTCAACCGTATGTTTGGTAAGAAAACAATGGACGAAGTTGTAGGCTCTGTTTTTGGTGAAATTCGCTTCAGTGGCTTGTTTGAAACAGGGATGAACCTTAAAGGAATCGACAGGCATTTGAAATTACTGGAAAGCTATAAAAAACTTCACAAGGCAAGACAAAATTGA
- a CDS encoding CusA/CzcA family heavy metal efflux RND transporter: MLERIIRFSLTQRLFVLISFILLIIVGAYSWKTIAIDAFPDISSTQVNIIIKAPGMTAEEIEQQVTRVVETELLGIPNKSILRSTTKYAITSITLDFHDGTDIYWARQQVNERLQNIWNDLPEGVSGGLAPMSTPLSEMFMFSIENPNLSLTERKHILDWQIRPLLRTVPGVAEVNVLGGYTSTIQYAPDIIKLQEANISLEEIQTVIEQSNLNGSIGKINIGTDSITIRSEGKFKNLESISDLIVKNDNGEIYYLKSLGEVFYGNMIRYGAVTKDGYETTEALIVALKDSNTAQVVQGVKTKLEQIKTTLPEGTELNVFYDRTNLIDTAVHTITSALIQAILLVIVLLAFFLWHVKASFVVSLSIPIAVVITFFLMKQFGLSANLMSLGGLVIAIGMIVDSSVVVIENIVSQLNKGVNLPRMHLIYRACKSVAKPVFSGTIIVIMVFIPLLSLSGLEGKLFSPVALTIVFAMTIALLASVTIIPVIATFLITSQENKTPTFILRMQNLFSTSLSKVLKAPFKFMVFIFSVLLISVFLFFQIGKIFMPVLDEGDLIVQLEKTPVISLKESIDLDKQIEKALLKEIPEIKQIVARTGSDELGLDPMSLNETDIFMELQPIDTWRFATKTELENAIRKLLLKFPGINFGFTQPIQMRVSEMLTGSTGAVTVKVFGENVSKLSELAHEISRVIKTVEGSVDIQTTLIEGGDYINIILKPEIASEYQLTVSELSRYLKSQIDGVQISELISGKFKTPILFSNNLYDDSELSSINQLKNYNIIMPDNSILTLKDIADISFSEGPAIIERENAERFAVVACNVENRDIVGFVEEITEKIGKDVNLPSGYLVEFGGEFESQIRASNNLMMVIPVVLLLIVIILFTTFKSLLKSFLILANIPFAMMGGVISLYISGEYLSVPASVGFIALLGVAILNGVVMLSHFEEMRYQTTNLIEKISNAATDRLRPILMTATTAMFGLIPLVIATGPGAEIQKPLAIVVIGGLFSSTLATLYLLPFLYYKIESKQNV, translated from the coding sequence ATGCTTGAAAGAATTATTCGGTTTTCGTTAACCCAAAGGCTGTTTGTTTTAATATCTTTTATTCTGTTAATAATTGTTGGTGCATATTCTTGGAAAACCATAGCAATTGATGCTTTTCCTGATATTTCGAGCACACAGGTTAACATTATTATTAAAGCTCCCGGTATGACAGCCGAAGAGATAGAGCAACAAGTAACCAGAGTTGTTGAAACGGAGTTATTAGGCATTCCCAATAAGTCGATTTTACGTTCAACAACCAAATATGCCATAACATCAATCACTTTAGATTTCCATGATGGTACAGATATTTATTGGGCGCGTCAGCAAGTTAATGAAAGACTTCAAAATATCTGGAATGATTTGCCTGAAGGTGTTTCCGGAGGATTAGCTCCAATGAGTACGCCATTGAGTGAAATGTTCATGTTCTCCATAGAAAATCCTAATCTCTCACTAACGGAGAGAAAGCATATCCTCGATTGGCAAATCAGACCTCTATTAAGAACAGTTCCGGGTGTTGCTGAGGTGAATGTTCTTGGAGGTTATACCTCAACAATACAATATGCTCCTGATATTATCAAATTACAGGAAGCCAATATCTCACTTGAGGAAATTCAAACAGTTATTGAACAATCCAATTTAAATGGCAGCATCGGCAAAATTAACATTGGAACAGACTCGATCACCATCCGTTCCGAAGGAAAGTTTAAAAATCTTGAAAGCATATCTGATTTGATTGTAAAAAATGATAATGGCGAAATATATTATCTTAAATCTTTGGGTGAAGTTTTTTATGGCAATATGATAAGGTACGGAGCAGTTACAAAAGATGGATATGAAACTACCGAAGCCCTCATCGTCGCACTTAAAGATAGTAATACTGCTCAGGTTGTTCAAGGAGTAAAAACAAAACTGGAGCAAATAAAAACCACTCTTCCGGAAGGCACTGAACTCAATGTTTTTTATGATAGGACAAATTTAATAGATACAGCAGTTCATACGATTACCAGCGCTTTAATTCAGGCAATTTTATTGGTTATCGTTTTACTGGCTTTTTTCTTATGGCATGTGAAAGCATCATTTGTTGTTTCTCTGTCTATTCCAATTGCTGTTGTCATTACTTTTTTTCTGATGAAACAATTTGGATTATCCGCAAACCTGATGAGTTTAGGTGGATTGGTTATTGCCATAGGTATGATTGTTGATTCATCTGTGGTTGTGATTGAAAATATTGTCAGCCAGCTAAACAAAGGCGTTAATTTGCCACGAATGCATCTTATTTACCGGGCTTGTAAATCAGTTGCAAAGCCGGTGTTTTCGGGAACAATCATTGTGATTATGGTGTTTATTCCTTTACTGAGTCTTTCCGGTCTAGAAGGGAAACTATTTTCCCCTGTAGCATTAACCATAGTTTTTGCCATGACCATAGCTTTGCTTGCTTCAGTCACAATCATACCCGTTATAGCAACTTTTCTGATAACGAGCCAGGAAAATAAAACACCTACCTTTATCCTCAGAATGCAAAATTTATTCTCTACATCATTAAGCAAAGTATTAAAAGCTCCGTTTAAATTTATGGTTTTTATTTTTTCGGTTTTATTGATTAGTGTCTTTTTGTTTTTTCAAATTGGAAAAATATTTATGCCGGTTCTTGATGAGGGAGATTTAATCGTTCAGCTTGAGAAAACACCTGTGATTTCACTCAAAGAATCAATTGATTTGGATAAACAAATAGAAAAAGCTCTACTTAAAGAAATTCCTGAAATCAAACAAATAGTTGCTCGAACAGGTTCTGATGAATTAGGTCTTGACCCCATGAGCTTGAATGAAACAGATATCTTCATGGAACTGCAACCGATTGATACATGGAGGTTTGCAACTAAGACTGAACTTGAAAATGCAATCAGGAAGTTGTTATTGAAGTTTCCCGGAATTAATTTTGGATTCACTCAACCGATTCAAATGAGGGTCTCGGAAATGCTTACCGGAAGCACCGGTGCAGTTACAGTGAAAGTTTTTGGTGAAAATGTTTCAAAACTATCTGAATTAGCTCATGAAATCAGTCGTGTGATTAAAACAGTAGAAGGCAGTGTTGATATCCAAACAACTTTAATTGAAGGTGGTGATTATATCAATATTATTTTGAAACCGGAGATTGCATCAGAATATCAGCTCACTGTGAGTGAACTTTCAAGATATCTCAAGTCTCAGATAGATGGAGTTCAAATTTCTGAATTGATATCCGGAAAATTTAAAACGCCGATATTGTTCTCAAATAATTTATATGATGACTCTGAGTTGTCATCAATCAACCAATTAAAGAACTACAATATCATCATGCCGGATAACAGTATTCTGACGCTGAAAGATATTGCGGATATATCCTTTAGTGAAGGTCCGGCCATTATTGAAAGGGAAAATGCAGAACGCTTTGCAGTGGTTGCTTGTAATGTAGAAAACCGTGATATTGTTGGTTTTGTTGAAGAAATTACTGAAAAAATTGGAAAGGATGTGAATCTGCCCAGTGGATATTTAGTCGAGTTTGGGGGTGAGTTTGAAAGCCAAATCAGAGCATCCAATAATTTAATGATGGTGATTCCTGTGGTGTTGCTCCTCATCGTTATTATATTATTCACTACATTTAAATCACTATTAAAGTCTTTTTTGATTCTGGCAAATATACCTTTTGCAATGATGGGTGGTGTGATTAGTTTGTATATTTCAGGAGAATATCTGTCTGTACCGGCATCTGTCGGTTTTATTGCATTACTCGGTGTTGCGATACTAAATGGAGTTGTTATGCTGTCTCATTTTGAGGAAATGCGTTATCAAACAACAAATTTAATAGAAAAAATCTCGAATGCTGCAACAGATAGATTGAGGCCAATACTGATGACTGCAACAACAGCAATGTTTGGTCTGATTCCCTTAGTTATAGCCACAGGTCCCGGTGCTGAGATACAAAAGCCTCTTGCTATTGTCGTCATCGGAGGTCTGTTTTCCTCAACACTTGCAACACTTTATTTACTCCCGTTTTTATATTATAAAATTGAATCAAAACAAAATGTGTGA
- a CDS encoding DUF3240 family protein: MCELQILTIMLNTKIKDDAVDLILEMEDISGFTLSKANGFSRKHSQYNIREQVEGYKDFYRLELIHEPKQLKEILNKFSQIGSRFKLKYWVTPLIDCGEI, from the coding sequence ATGTGTGAACTTCAAATACTTACAATAATGCTCAATACTAAAATCAAGGATGATGCTGTGGATTTAATACTGGAAATGGAAGATATTTCCGGCTTTACCTTATCAAAAGCGAATGGATTCAGCCGGAAGCATTCGCAGTACAATATTCGTGAACAAGTTGAAGGATATAAGGATTTTTATCGTTTGGAATTGATTCATGAACCCAAACAGTTGAAAGAAATTCTCAATAAGTTCAGTCAAATTGGTAGTCGTTTTAAATTGAAATATTGGGTAACTCCATTAATTGATTGTGGAGAAATTTAA
- a CDS encoding acetyl-CoA hydrolase/transferase C-terminal domain-containing protein — translation MTIHFNKISDCVQNLISSAGKDLIIGTPLGIGKPNPLINEIWQKATTDSSINLEICTALSLQVPVGKSLFEKRFLKPFTDRLFGENYPQLEYINDVARDKVPENMKVTEFYMQSGKMLKSATAQKNYTSSNYTHAARDMLSNGLNVLMQMVSVKEIDGKKVYSLSSNTDLTTDIINIAKRKKIKKPLIVGMVNPNLPFMGGKAQVEADFFDILIDDKTQYFQPFATPKTAINNTDYNIGLLASSLIEDGGTMQVGIGSLGDALIYAMKLRQNQNSKYQKILQELHIFDKCYEVIKKSGSTSTFDKGVYAASEMFVEGFAHLYDEGILKRKVYPDAQIQSLLNQEIITEKIQRNIIEILLQHEVLDEFITKKQMQRLQNLGILKADLQMQKGYMIDSKGKKYKTDLFEYKNIKAIQENCLGDELKQGVLLHGAFFLGSRWFYRWLHELNESDRELFQMTPVSQVNELYGGEELDRVQRIKARFINTCMKVDLLGAAASDTLDNNQVVSGVGGQYNFVAMAQTLENSRSILMVRSTHAGAKGLVSNIVWKYPYCTIPRHLRDIVITEYGIADLRGQSDEECIKRMICIADSQFQEELRQTAVRFNKLSADWEIPQKFRSNTAQELDKQINHFKHSGLFPTFPFGCDFTDEELVIVKALKYLKSQTGSTFSKIKLLFKSLLHKSQQDNSKYLQRMNLQAPRNREEKISRKLLIFALNQTQSP, via the coding sequence ATGACAATTCATTTCAACAAAATTTCAGATTGCGTTCAAAACCTTATCAGCTCTGCGGGTAAAGATTTAATCATTGGAACACCTTTAGGAATTGGTAAGCCCAATCCATTAATTAATGAAATTTGGCAAAAAGCCACGACAGATTCAAGCATAAATCTGGAAATATGCACAGCATTATCTCTGCAAGTACCAGTTGGTAAATCTTTGTTTGAAAAACGATTTTTGAAACCATTTACTGACAGATTGTTTGGCGAAAATTATCCACAGCTGGAATATATTAATGATGTGGCTAGAGATAAAGTTCCTGAAAACATGAAAGTCACGGAATTTTATATGCAATCGGGCAAAATGCTCAAATCAGCAACCGCACAAAAAAATTACACCAGCAGTAATTACACTCACGCCGCTCGTGATATGTTGAGTAATGGATTGAATGTTCTGATGCAAATGGTTTCAGTTAAAGAAATTGACGGCAAAAAAGTTTATAGTCTCAGCAGCAATACAGACTTAACTACTGACATCATCAATATTGCAAAACGTAAGAAAATTAAAAAACCATTAATAGTCGGGATGGTGAATCCAAATTTACCTTTCATGGGTGGTAAAGCCCAGGTTGAAGCGGATTTCTTTGATATTTTGATCGATGATAAAACTCAATATTTTCAACCATTTGCAACTCCAAAAACGGCCATCAATAATACGGACTACAACATCGGCTTATTAGCCAGCAGTCTGATTGAAGATGGAGGAACCATGCAAGTCGGCATTGGCTCATTGGGCGATGCTTTGATTTATGCAATGAAATTGCGACAAAATCAAAACTCCAAGTATCAAAAAATACTGCAAGAATTACATATTTTCGATAAATGCTATGAAGTAATAAAAAAATCAGGCTCAACATCGACTTTTGACAAAGGCGTTTATGCAGCCAGTGAAATGTTTGTCGAAGGCTTTGCCCATTTGTATGATGAAGGAATTTTGAAACGAAAAGTGTATCCGGATGCACAAATTCAGTCGTTGCTGAACCAGGAAATCATCACTGAGAAAATTCAAAGAAACATTATTGAGATTTTACTGCAACATGAAGTTTTGGATGAATTTATTACCAAAAAGCAAATGCAAAGATTGCAAAATTTGGGAATCCTTAAGGCTGATTTGCAAATGCAAAAAGGTTATATGATTGATTCCAAAGGGAAAAAATATAAAACCGATTTATTTGAATACAAAAACATCAAAGCCATTCAGGAAAACTGTTTAGGCGATGAATTAAAGCAAGGAGTTCTTTTACACGGTGCTTTTTTTCTGGGTTCGAGGTGGTTTTATCGTTGGTTGCATGAATTAAATGAAAGCGATAGAGAGCTGTTCCAAATGACACCGGTGAGTCAAGTGAATGAACTTTATGGTGGCGAAGAACTGGACAGAGTGCAGCGCATTAAAGCACGATTTATCAATACTTGCATGAAAGTTGATTTGCTTGGAGCAGCAGCTTCAGATACGTTGGATAACAATCAAGTTGTCAGCGGCGTTGGTGGTCAGTATAATTTTGTTGCTATGGCGCAAACTCTGGAAAATAGTCGCTCGATTCTGATGGTACGAAGCACGCATGCCGGAGCTAAAGGTTTGGTAAGCAATATCGTCTGGAAATACCCATACTGCACGATTCCACGCCATTTACGCGATATAGTTATCACCGAATACGGAATCGCTGATTTACGCGGTCAATCCGATGAAGAATGCATCAAACGCATGATTTGTATTGCAGACTCGCAATTTCAGGAAGAGCTACGTCAAACAGCGGTGCGATTCAATAAGTTGTCAGCTGATTGGGAAATCCCACAAAAATTTCGTAGTAACACTGCTCAAGAATTGGATAAACAAATCAATCATTTCAAACATTCAGGACTTTTCCCAACATTCCCCTTCGGATGTGATTTTACCGATGAAGAATTAGTCATTGTCAAAGCCTTAAAATATTTAAAATCACAAACCGGCTCGACATTTTCCAAAATCAAACTTCTATTCAAGTCCTTACTGCACAAATCACAACAAGATAACTCCAAATATTTGCAAAGAATGAATTTACAAGCGCCGCGAAATCGTGAAGAAAAAATCTCGCGAAAATTGCTGATTTTTGCGCTCAATCAAACTCAATCACCATGA